CATGGCGGCCGTCTTCAGCCTCGGCGTCGTGCTGGAGCGCCTGCTGCTGACGCCGCTCTACAGCGAGCGGACGGAGCGCAAGGACGAGTACGGCATCATCGTCACGTTCGGCCTGGCGTTCCTCCTCCGCAACCTGGCGATCATCGTCTTCGGGGTGTTCCCGCTCAAGCCGCCGTCGTTCGTGGCGGGCGTGCACCGGATCGGCGCGCTCGTGGTGTCCAGCGACCGGCTGGTTGCCGGCGGCGTCGGCCTGCTCCTGATCTTCGCGCTGCTCTACTTCATGAACGCCACAATCTGGGGACAGGCCCTCGACGCCGTCAGCCAGTCACGCGACTCCGCGTCGATTGTCGGCATCAACCCGCGCCGCTTCAACACGCTGGCCTATGCGGTGGGGGCGGCGCTCGCCGCGGCCGCGGGCGCGCTCATCGGGCCGATCTTCTCGCTCTCGCCCGACATGGGGGTCCTGCCCAACATCCAGTCGTACGTGATCGTGATCCTCGGCGGCATGGGCTCCGTGGCCGGCAGCGTCATCGCCGGCATCACGCTCGGCGAGGCACAGGCCCTGTTCACGGCGTTCCTGCCCGACGTGACCCGCGCGCTCTCCTACTCGAACGCCTTCGGCGTCTTTATCCTGATGGTGGTGTTGATGTTCCGGCCGACCGGCATCTTCGGCCGTCGCCACCTGCGGATGGAATAGGGCCGTGCGGGGACTTCACGCCGCCACCCTGCTGGCCGCCGGAGCGCTGCTGCTCGGATACGGGCACCTGCTGAACTCGTACTGGATGCACATCCTCATCATCGCCATGTTCTACGCCATTCTGACCGCGAGCTGGTCCCTGCTCGCCGGCTACGCCGGCCTGTTCTCGCTCGGCCACATGGCGTTTGCCTCCGTCGGCGGCTACACCTCGGCGCTGCTCGTGCAGTGGTCCGGCATTCCCGTGCCGCTCGGGATGGCCGTGGGCGCCGTCACCTGCTGCCTCGTCGGCGGCTGGATCGGATGGGTCTGCCTGCGTCTCAGCGGCCCGTACCTGGCCATCTTCACGCTCGCGTTCTCCGAGATCGTCCGCATCGTCGTCTCGACCGAAGACCAGGTCACCCGCGGCATGACCGGTCTGCACACCGTGCCGTTGTTCACCACCGCGTCGCGGCTGCCGTACTTCTACACGATCTTCGGGCTCCTCGTCGGGTCGCTCGCGGTCATGGGGCTTCTGGTGCACTCCCGATGGGGGCTGTTCCTCAGAGCCATCCGTGAGGACGAACAGGCCGCGGCGGCGTCGGGCGTGGCGGTCGCCCGGCTCCGCATCCTGGCATTCGCCATCGCGAGCGGCTTCGCCGGCCTCGCGGGGAGTTTCTTCGCCCATTACAGCGTCGTCCTGACGCCGGATCTGGGCGACCTCGACCGGATGGCGCTGATCGTCGTGATGACGGTGATCGGCGGCATGGAGCGCATACCCACCGCCGTGGGCGGCGCGATCGGGGTCGAGTTTCTGCTGGAGTATCTGCGCGCGTTCGGCATCTGGCGGCTCGAGATCTTCGGTGTCGTCCTGCTGCTGACGATGCGCTTCGCGCGCAACGGCCTCCTCACACCGCTGTGGCT
The sequence above is a segment of the bacterium genome. Coding sequences within it:
- a CDS encoding branched-chain amino acid ABC transporter permease, coding for MDYFLIQATNGLVIGIIYALVAVGVTLIFSILKIVNFAHGDLYMLGGYTAYYAITLAGISPFAAMFIAMAAVFSLGVVLERLLLTPLYSERTERKDEYGIIVTFGLAFLLRNLAIIVFGVFPLKPPSFVAGVHRIGALVVSSDRLVAGGVGLLLIFALLYFMNATIWGQALDAVSQSRDSASIVGINPRRFNTLAYAVGAALAAAAGALIGPIFSLSPDMGVLPNIQSYVIVILGGMGSVAGSVIAGITLGEAQALFTAFLPDVTRALSYSNAFGVFILMVVLMFRPTGIFGRRHLRME
- a CDS encoding branched-chain amino acid ABC transporter permease, with the protein product MRGLHAATLLAAGALLLGYGHLLNSYWMHILIIAMFYAILTASWSLLAGYAGLFSLGHMAFASVGGYTSALLVQWSGIPVPLGMAVGAVTCCLVGGWIGWVCLRLSGPYLAIFTLAFSEIVRIVVSTEDQVTRGMTGLHTVPLFTTASRLPYFYTIFGLLVGSLAVMGLLVHSRWGLFLRAIREDEQAAAASGVAVARLRILAFAIASGFAGLAGSFFAHYSVVLTPDLGDLDRMALIVVMTVIGGMERIPTAVGGAIGVEFLLEYLRAFGIWRLEIFGVVLLLTMRFARNGLLTPLWLQFVRLGEVRRPAATVAPEGIAGEVGQGGSAG